DNA from Immundisolibacter sp.:
CGGCTGACCGAGCGCCGAGTCGACGCGCACGTTGCCAAGACCCAGCGCATTCGCCGTCAACGGAACCAAACCGAGTTGCAGCAACAGGGCCGGCGCTAACGCCTTTTTCAGGCTAGTTCTTTCTACCACCGGAGCCCTCCCCTTTTTTACAAAATTCAGCCGTGTGGTGGATGTCTGGGCAGCAAGGTTAGCGCAGCGCCCACCGCGCCACAAACCACAGACCTCATGCGTCCAGATATCCTGCGACCAGCAACTCCGCTATCTGCACACTATTGGTCGCCGCACCCTTGCGGATATTGTCCGAAACGACCCACAGATCAAGCCCACAGGGGTGGGAAATATCCTCGCGAATCCGACCGACATAAACCCAGTCGGTACCGGCCGCCTCGACCGCGGTGGGATAACCACCGGGAACATGCTCGTCAACCACCCTGACCCCCGGGGCCTGCGTCAACAGGCGACGCGCTTCATCGGCGGTCAGCGGCTGCTCGAACTCCACATGCACCACTTCCGAGTGACCATAGAAAACCGGAATGCGCACGCAGGTGGGATTTACCTCAATCTGCTGGTCGCCGAGAATCTTGCGGGTTTCCCAAACCATCTTCATCTCTTCGCGGGTGTATCCGTTGTCCTGGAAGCTGTCGATGTGTGGAAGGGCGTTGAAAGCGATTTGCCTCGGATAAACCGTTGGCTCGATCGACTGACCATTGAGCAGTTTGGCGGTCTGGCCGGCCAACTCCTCGATGGCTTTTTTCCCGGTGCCAGATACCGACTGATAGGTCGCGACGTTGATGCGGCGCACCCGGGCAACGTCGTGAAGCGGCTTGAGCGCCACGACCAGTTGAATGGTGGAACAGTTCGGATTGGCGATGATGCCGCGGTTGCGATACTCCGCGATATCAACCGCGTTGACCTCCGGGACCACCAGTGGGATGTCCGGATCGTTCCGGAAGTGCGAGGTGTTGTCGATTACCACGCAGCCGGCGTCCACCGCGCGCGGCGCGTATTCGGCCGACACCGACCCGCCGGCCGAGAACAGGCCGATCTGGGCTTTCGAGAAATCGAACGTGGCCAGGTCCTGCACGCGCAGGCGCCGATCGCCGCAGGTGACCATCTTGCCGACCGACCGCTCGCTGGCCAGCGCGTACAACTCGCCCAACGGAAAGTTTCGCTCCGCCAGGACCTCAAGCATGGTTTCGCCGACAGCCCCTGTGGCGCCAACGACCGCTACGTTGTATTTACGACTCATTATCGTTACCGGAATTTCAAACGTCAGCCCGCAGCGCCGCCACCACGGCATCGCCCATCAGCGCGGTGGACACCAGCGTGTCGCCGGTCACCGCAATGTCTCTGGTACGCAAGCCCTGCCGCAACACACTGCCCACCGCCCGCTCGACGCGGTCGGCGGTGTCCTGCTGGCCCAGGCTGTAGCGCAGCAGCATGGCTACCGACAGCAGCGTGGCCAGCGGATTGGCCTTGTGCTGGCCGGCAATGTCCGGGGCCGAGCCGTGTACCGGCTCATACAGGCCAAAGCCGGTCTCGTTCAGCGAGGCCGACGGCAGCATTCCAATCGACCCGGTCAACATGGCGGCGCAGTCGGACAGGATGTCGCCGAACAGGTTCTCGGTAACGACCACATCGAACTGTTTCGGTGCCCGCACCAGCTGCATGGCGGCATTGTCGACATACATGTGACTCAGTTCCACGTCCGGATACTCGGCGGCCAGACGGGTCATCACCTCGCGCCACAGCTGGCTGGTCTCCAACACGTTGGCCTTGTCCACCGAGCACAGCCGGCGGCCGCGACGGCGGGCGATGTCGAAGCCGGTGCGCCCAATGCGCTCGATCTCCGCCTCGCCGTACACCATGGTGTTACGGCCTTCGCGGCTGCCGTCGGGCAAGGTATCGACACCGCGCGGCTCGCCAAAATAAATACCGCCGGTAAGCTCCCGGATGATCAGGATGTCCAGACCTGCCACCACCTCGGACTTCAAGGTCGAGGCACTGGCCAACTCCGGAAACAGCAGGGCCGGGCGCAGGTTGGCGTACAGCCCAAGCGCCTTTCGGATGCCAAGCAGGCCCCGCTCCGGGCGCAGCGCCGGGGGACCCTGGTCCCATTTCGGGCCACCGACCGCACCCAGCAGCACGGCGTCCGCGGCACGTGCCAGGCTCACCGTCTCATCAGGCAAGGGCCTGCCGGTGGCATCAATGGCGCAACCCCCGATCAGCCCGCGCTCGCACTCGAAGCCCATACCGAAATCCGCTTGCAGGCACGCCAGCAGCTTTTCCGCTTCAGCCAGGATTTCCGGCCCGATGCCGTCTCCCGGCAGCAACAGCAGCTTGGATGTCATCGCGGCGACCCGGCGCGGTCGGGGAACAGCCACGGCGCCTCGGTGGCACGCTGCGCCTCGTAAGCCCGGATGGCGTCGGCGTGGCCAAGGGTCAGTGCGATGTCATCAAGACCGTTCAGCAAGCGGTGACGACGATCTGCTTCAAGCTCGAACGCGAAAACCTGCCCATCGGGCGTGCGCACCTGCAAGGCCTCCAGATCTACCGTCAGCCGGTAGCCTTCGTTCGCCTTGACGTCGCCGAACAGACGATCGACCACGTCCTCGGCCAGGGCCACCGGCAACAAGCCGTTCTTGAACGCATTGTTGTAGAAGATTTCCGCAAAGCTCGGCGCGATCACGGCACGGATGCCATACCCAACCAGTGCCCAGACAGCATGCTCGCGACTTGATCCACAGCCGAAATTACGGCGCGCCAACACGATTTGTGCGTCACGGTACCGCGGCTGGTTGAGCACGAAATCCGGATTCAGCGGCCGACCGGAGCAATCCTGGTTCGGCTCGCCATGATCCAGATAGCGCCACTCGTCAAACAGATTCGGCCCGAAGCCGCTGCGTTTGACCGACTTCAGGAACTGCTTGGGGATGATGGCGTCGGTATCGACATTGGCGCGGTCAATCGGCAGCACCACGCCGACCAGGGAGGTAAACGCGTCCATGCCTTACTTCGCTGACTTCTCGATCGCTTCACCACCCCTCTGCACGTCCTTGCCAATGCCGGCGAGGGTGTTGCAGGCGGACAGTGACAGCAACAGGCCCGCGGCCAACAGTAACTTCACGCAGTTCATCGGTGTCTCCTTCATAGTTGCCTTACGTCCACAAAATGCCCGGCGATCGCGGCCGCCGCGGCCATCGCCGGGCTGACCAGATGGGTGCGCCCGCCCTGCCCCTGGCGCCCCTCGAAGTTGCGATTGGAGGTAGACGCGCAGCGCTCGCCAGGCTCCAGCTGATCGGCATTCATGGCCAGGCACATGGAGCAGCCTGCCTCGCGCCACTCGAACCCGGCGGCGCGGAAGATTTCGTCCAGCCCCTCGGCCTCGGCCTGGCGCTTGACCAGGCCCGAGCCCGGCACAGCCAGGGCCAGGCGCACGTTGCCAGCCACCTTGCGGCCCTTGAGCACGGTCGCGGCAACCCGAAAGTCCTCGATGCGGCCATTGGTGCAGGAACCGATAAACACCTTGTCGATGGCAATGGCGGCCAGCGGTGTACCGGCTTCGAGCGCCATGTAATCAAGCGCCCGGCGCATGCCCTCGGCGCGGGCCGGATCGGTTTCGGCGGCCGGATCGGGCACCCGGCCATCGACCGGCAACACCATCTCGGGCGAGGTGCCCCAGGTCACCTGCGGGATGATGGCGGCGGCGTCCAATTCCACGACCCGGTCGAAGCGGGCATCGGGATCGGACACCAGCCCCCGCCAGGCGGCAGCGGCCTGCTCCAAGGCCAGCCCCTGAGGCGCAAACGGACGGCCACGGATGTAGTCGACGGTGGTGTCGTCGACCGCTACCAGGCCAACACGCGCGCCGGCCTCGATGGCCATGTTGCACAGCGTCATGCGCCCTTCCATGGACAGCCCACGCACCGCCTCACCGGCAAACTCGATGGCATAGCCAGTACCACCGGCGGTGCCGATGGCGCCAATGATGGCCAGGATCATGTCCTTGGCGTAAACATGCGGACCCAGGCTGCCATCGACCCGCACCTGCATGTTTTTCGACTTTCGCTGCGGCAGCGTCTGCGTGGCCAGCACGTGCTCGACCTCGGAGGTGCCGATGCCGTAGGCCAGGGCCGCGAATGCACCGTGGGTCGACGTGTGCGAATCGCCGCACACCACCGTCATGCCCGGCAGGGTGGCGCCCTGCTCCGGACCGATGATGTGCACCACGCCCTGGCGCGGATCGTTCATGCGAAATTCGGTGATGCCGAAGGTGTCGCAGTTGCGGTCCAGCGTTTCGACCTGCTCACGCGACACCGGGTCGGCGATACCGACACTGCGGTCGGTGGTCGGCACGTTATGGTCGGCCACTGCCAGGTTGGCCGCGGTGCGCCACGGTCGGCGACCCGACAGCGTCAGACCCTCGAAGGCCTGCGGCGAAGTCACCTCATGAATCAGATGACGGTCGACATACAGCAGCACCGAACCATCGGTTTCGGTGTGCACGACGTGGGAATCCCACAGCTTGTCGTAAAGGGTTTTGCCGGTCATGGCACGCTTACCGTGTGTTGCTGACTTCAGACCTGAGCCCGCCGGAGCGGACGTTACCGGATATGCCTCGACGCGTCGCCATGGCCGCTCGACAAGCGACAAAGACCCTCCCAGAATAAGCCACCGCCCGCACCCACCGCGCGGCGGCTAACTTCACCCTGGAATCGAAGACCTATCGAGTCGGCTTGTGCCATGACCTATCGCGAACTTGTCATCTGGCTCGAAAATCGGCTCGGCACCTGCCACCTTATGGTCAACAGGTCGGCCAAGGAACCGGCCGACCTGTTGCAGGCTACCGGCCTGCACGACCGCCTGGTACGTGAGCTGTTACAGGCAGTCTACAAAGCCAATCGATGCTACCACATCCGAGCTCTTGTCTCGGCCGAATGTACGCTGGCAGCACTGCAACCGGTCCGGGAAAAAGTGCTTGACCAGCCCGCCACCGACCTGTCCACCGTACGTTTCCTGGACACCATCGACACGGCGGTGCGGGAAGCCTTTGCCGTGCCGACGCCCAGTCCCGCGCAACCGACCGGTGGCGCATCGCAGGTCATCGCGCTGCCGCGGTGGCGTCGTCTGGGGAAAGTCGGTTAAGCCATTGCCATAAGAGGCCCGCGACCAGGGCGGCGGCCGCTGCCAGTTCGAACACCCGTGTCGGCCCGGCTGAGTCCCACAGGAATCCGCTCGCCACACCGCCCAGCGCGCCGCCACCTCCCATGCAAAGGCCGCTGTAGAGCGCCTGCCCGCGTCCTTGCAGGGCAGCCGGGAAAAAGCGCTGCACCTGTGCTAACGCCGCAACATGGAAAGCACCAAAGGTAGCGGCGTGCAGGATCTGCGCCGGCAACAGCCAGCCCAGACTCGCCGCGCCGTGGCCGATCACCAGCCAGCGCACCGCTGCCAACAGCAGGCTTAGCAAAAATACCCGCGACGCGCCCAGGCGCGGCAACAGGCGCGCCAATGCCAGGAACACCGCAACTTCCGCCACCACGCCCAGCGCCCACAGGGCACCGATCA
Protein-coding regions in this window:
- a CDS encoding aspartate-semialdehyde dehydrogenase, whose amino-acid sequence is MSRKYNVAVVGATGAVGETMLEVLAERNFPLGELYALASERSVGKMVTCGDRRLRVQDLATFDFSKAQIGLFSAGGSVSAEYAPRAVDAGCVVIDNTSHFRNDPDIPLVVPEVNAVDIAEYRNRGIIANPNCSTIQLVVALKPLHDVARVRRINVATYQSVSGTGKKAIEELAGQTAKLLNGQSIEPTVYPRQIAFNALPHIDSFQDNGYTREEMKMVWETRKILGDQQIEVNPTCVRIPVFYGHSEVVHVEFEQPLTADEARRLLTQAPGVRVVDEHVPGGYPTAVEAAGTDWVYVGRIREDISHPCGLDLWVVSDNIRKGAATNSVQIAELLVAGYLDA
- the leuB gene encoding 3-isopropylmalate dehydrogenase — protein: MTSKLLLLPGDGIGPEILAEAEKLLACLQADFGMGFECERGLIGGCAIDATGRPLPDETVSLARAADAVLLGAVGGPKWDQGPPALRPERGLLGIRKALGLYANLRPALLFPELASASTLKSEVVAGLDILIIRELTGGIYFGEPRGVDTLPDGSREGRNTMVYGEAEIERIGRTGFDIARRRGRRLCSVDKANVLETSQLWREVMTRLAAEYPDVELSHMYVDNAAMQLVRAPKQFDVVVTENLFGDILSDCAAMLTGSIGMLPSASLNETGFGLYEPVHGSAPDIAGQHKANPLATLLSVAMLLRYSLGQQDTADRVERAVGSVLRQGLRTRDIAVTGDTLVSTALMGDAVVAALRADV
- the leuD gene encoding 3-isopropylmalate dehydratase small subunit, whose translation is MDAFTSLVGVVLPIDRANVDTDAIIPKQFLKSVKRSGFGPNLFDEWRYLDHGEPNQDCSGRPLNPDFVLNQPRYRDAQIVLARRNFGCGSSREHAVWALVGYGIRAVIAPSFAEIFYNNAFKNGLLPVALAEDVVDRLFGDVKANEGYRLTVDLEALQVRTPDGQVFAFELEADRRHRLLNGLDDIALTLGHADAIRAYEAQRATEAPWLFPDRAGSPR
- a CDS encoding entericidin A/B family lipoprotein, which gives rise to MNCVKLLLAAGLLLSLSACNTLAGIGKDVQRGGEAIEKSAK
- the leuC gene encoding 3-isopropylmalate dehydratase large subunit codes for the protein MTGKTLYDKLWDSHVVHTETDGSVLLYVDRHLIHEVTSPQAFEGLTLSGRRPWRTAANLAVADHNVPTTDRSVGIADPVSREQVETLDRNCDTFGITEFRMNDPRQGVVHIIGPEQGATLPGMTVVCGDSHTSTHGAFAALAYGIGTSEVEHVLATQTLPQRKSKNMQVRVDGSLGPHVYAKDMILAIIGAIGTAGGTGYAIEFAGEAVRGLSMEGRMTLCNMAIEAGARVGLVAVDDTTVDYIRGRPFAPQGLALEQAAAAWRGLVSDPDARFDRVVELDAAAIIPQVTWGTSPEMVLPVDGRVPDPAAETDPARAEGMRRALDYMALEAGTPLAAIAIDKVFIGSCTNGRIEDFRVAATVLKGRKVAGNVRLALAVPGSGLVKRQAEAEGLDEIFRAAGFEWREAGCSMCLAMNADQLEPGERCASTSNRNFEGRQGQGGRTHLVSPAMAAAAAIAGHFVDVRQL